CCAGAAAACCAGTCTTGACGCCTTGACGAAAAAGAATGCCGAGCTGACCGCTGCCGTCGAGGCCGCGCAGAAAAAGTTGGATGACACGACTCGCACGCTGTCGGTGCAGATTGCTGCGCTAAAAACGCAGAGTGCCCTAAGAGCACAGAATGCGCAAAGTGAAAATGGACAGAAAAATACCATCAGCGCGTTGACGAAAAAGAATGCTGAGTTGAGTGTGGCTGCCGATGCGGCGCAGAAAAAGCTGGATGAGACTACCCGCACGCTGTCGGCGCAGATTGCCGCGCTGAAAACGCAGAATTCCCAGGGGGAAAGTCAGCAGAAAGTCGCCCTTGAGGCGCTTACGAAAAAGAATGCCGAGCTGACCGCCGCCGCCGAGGCTGCTCAGAAAAAGCTGGATGACACTACCCGCACGCTGTCGGCGCAGATTGCCGCGCTGAAAACGCAGAATACCCAGGGTGAAAGTCAGCAGAAAGTCACCCTTGAGGCGCTGACGAAAAAGAATGCTGAGCTGACCGCCGCCGCCGAGGCTGCGCAGAAAACACGGGATAACACCACCCACTTGCTGTCGGCACAGATTACTGCTGCAGATACGGCGCAGAAAAAATATGATGCTTCGATACTTGCTTTAAACGAAAAAAATCAAAAATTACAGTCAACACTTGATAGCTTATCTATAAAAGAAAAGGTTATAAATTTTGTTGATAAAAGTAATAAAAATGCCTATGCATTAGGCGTTTTCTACCTCACTCAGGCGCTATCAGATGTGAATAAAATGGCCGACAATGATGTGAAGCTGACACCCTCAGCGTTGGTTTCAGGGTTTAACGATGCTTACAATAAAAAACTTAAAATTAAAGAAGATGAAATAGAGCGTATCGTTAATACTCTTAACGGTCAAATGTCATCAAGATATGTTGATATCGAAAAAAGAATCATGGCCAAAATTAAAGGTAAGAAATATGAAATCTTGCCTAATAGTGTTTATTTTGTTGTTGAGAAGAAAGGGAAGGCCCAGTACAAAGCTAACGAGTCTTTGTCTATGAATATACTGGAGAAAAAGCTTGATGGTACGCCTATATTGAATACTATGAATTCAACGTTTGTGAACAACAAAGATATTGATCCTCTTATAGGTAAAGTCTTGTTATCAGGTCTCAAAGGTGGGATTGTCACGCTCTATGGTCAGGCAGGGTCGCTATACAGTACTCCCCCTGCGGAAATTAATTCTGATACGTTGGTGTCGATTACTTTTGAGTTAATTCCGTAGATAGATTAATAATGGGTGAGCTTTTATCCGGTGCTTCTTTCGACATTCTTCGCAATCCACTCCCTGTCTTTTACCTGCTCGGTTTAGGGCGTAGAGAAAAAAATCCTTCACCCTCGAGGGTGAAGGACGATGTTATTAGAAAATATTCACTGTGTAGCCGACAATAAACTTCACGTCGTTACGATCGGTTTTATAGTTGCTATCCGTGGTGCGCAGGAGGGCGGGAAGCAGTGTCAACGACAAACCTTTCGCGGGTCCGTCAGCCACCTGGTAGCGGGCCGAGAGATCGACAGATGTCATTTTCCCATCATACTGGCGTTCCCCCCGGGTCTTACTAACATCTGTGACGACATGCCAGCCGTAGGTGACTGAGCTTCCCAGCGTTAATTCCGGCAACCGGAAGTCTGCCAGGTTGTAGCTTAAGCCCAATCGAACCGCTTTTGCTCCTGAAACGTTGAAGTCTTCAAGCTGTGAAAGCGTCGGTTGATAGTCACGCTTGTCAGAGTTTGCCCATGGCGTTAAGCGGAAGTTGTAATCTCCGGTATGGGGGGCATAGTTCTGGCTGTAACCAAGAGACCACACCGTATTGTTATGGCTCAGATTGAAGCCGACGCCGACATAATATTCAGTGGCAGGATCGCTGATTCCGGACAGTTTCTCGTTATAACGTGCTCCCTGGTAAAACAGCTTGCTGCGTAGGGAGAAATCATTAGACAGGCTATCGTTACGCTCAAGCTGTGCCTGCCAGTTCCGCCGGTAATCTTTACCTTCGCCATAACCGACATCTAGTATCGTGTTACCCAGGTTATACACTGCGCCCACCGTGTGAATGTAATCGATGGTTTTGCCCGCTTTGATTGTCGTACCGTTGTTATCAAGTCCGGCGGCGTTGTTCTGATGCCATGTGGTGGTCATCGGTTTAAAGTCGCGGCTCCAGTCGTTTTTAAAGCGATCGGCCCATGCGTAGGTGAGTTTGAAATTATCGAGCTTCAACGCGCTGTCGAAACCGCGGAAGGCGTGCGGATTCAGTCCCCAGCTGCTCTTAATCGTCCCGGAGTTAATGGGGGTATAGCCAGCAGCGAGCTTAAAGTTTATATCCTCTTCACCCAGATTCAATTTGAGAGCAGCGACAGACACGGCCATGTATGATTTCTCACACGGGCTGAACTGACCAGCCTGACCACATTGGTAGTCGTAATAAAGAATTTCTGATTGGCCAACGGTATTACCCAATTTAATATTTGCATTCCCCCAGAAATCGAACCCGATAACGTCTTTGTAGTAGCCGGAAATGTAGCTAAGAGCAACATTACCGGTTTGGTTTTTAATACCAGCAGGCCCAAGGCCATACTTACCCGTAGTGGGATCTTTAACGGCACGGTGCCGAATATACAATGAAGTATTAATATCTAACTTACCGTCATCGTAAAAAGCCTTCTCAAATAAGGACGGTGGATCATAATCCATCTCCTCAGCAGAAAAAACATCAGGAGAAATTAAAAATAAAAACGGTGCGCACAGAGAGGCTCTGAGTTTCATTGTACTCATTATCTTCACCTTGTAAATTCTTGGTAGTAGGGAGAGGTAACTAACTTTTTATTATTAACGGTTTTTTATTAATTCAGGGATCCTTTCTCCGTATTGTTCTAATAGACCTTCATTATGCTGGTTAGCGTTATCGATATTGCCGCTTAAAAATATCGGTAATTGGTGAGTGTCATGGCTCAAATTGGCGATGGTCTCGGCGAAAAGAGCATGAATAATAAATATTCCGGTCATCGATGAAACTGGTGCGAATGGGGTGGTATGACCAGAAAGTGAAAGTACGGCATCACCAACGGGCACATGATTATCAATGGCCAGATCTGCACAATCCCGTAGGTAGAGGCCTTCTTTATGCTTTGAGCGCTGAGTATCAGCATAAATAAAGCTAGTTATCGCCAGAGTAAAAGCACCCTGTCGCTTACCCCATAATACCGCGTCAATGGGGGCCGGATTAATTCCCGATGTGGAAATAACAATTAATGCATCCTTTTCTGTCAGGTCGTATTTATCAAGGAATGTTTTAATATAGTCATTCTGTTTTTCATAATATGATGAGGCAGCGGCTCCCTCATGTAGCATCAGTGGCTCGATAAATATCGGTCTGACGGGCGCAATTCCTCCTGCACGATAAAAAACATCTTCTGCAAAAATGTGGGAGTGTCCACAACCAAAAATATAAACGATGCCACCCTGATTAATAACTTTGGCTATTTTACTGGCGGCAGTAGCGATTTTTTCATTTTGTTCAAGAGCGATAGTGCTAAGTTTTTCTTGTACAACATTTAAATATTGTTGGGTTATTGTCATATCCAGTATCCTGACCATTGTGGATGATAGAGTCGGTACAACGCTTCCATATAGAAATAGTCGCCCCAGAGATTACATTCATTAATACCTTTACCTAAGGCGTAAGCGTAGACACCATGTTTCAGCAGCCCTTCACAGGCACTGTCGTTACTGGCAGACGCCTGAGTCATTAAAGCCTGCAAGAGTTGACGGGCTATCTGG
This Klebsiella sp. RHBSTW-00484 DNA region includes the following protein-coding sequences:
- a CDS encoding SIS domain-containing protein, with the translated sequence MTITQQYLNVVQEKLSTIALEQNEKIATAASKIAKVINQGGIVYIFGCGHSHIFAEDVFYRAGGIAPVRPIFIEPLMLHEGAAASSYYEKQNDYIKTFLDKYDLTEKDALIVISTSGINPAPIDAVLWGKRQGAFTLAITSFIYADTQRSKHKEGLYLRDCADLAIDNHVPVGDAVLSLSGHTTPFAPVSSMTGIFIIHALFAETIANLSHDTHQLPIFLSGNIDNANQHNEGLLEQYGERIPELIKNR
- a CDS encoding OprD family outer membrane porin, translating into MSTMKLRASLCAPFLFLISPDVFSAEEMDYDPPSLFEKAFYDDGKLDINTSLYIRHRAVKDPTTGKYGLGPAGIKNQTGNVALSYISGYYKDVIGFDFWGNANIKLGNTVGQSEILYYDYQCGQAGQFSPCEKSYMAVSVAALKLNLGEEDINFKLAAGYTPINSGTIKSSWGLNPHAFRGFDSALKLDNFKLTYAWADRFKNDWSRDFKPMTTTWHQNNAAGLDNNGTTIKAGKTIDYIHTVGAVYNLGNTILDVGYGEGKDYRRNWQAQLERNDSLSNDFSLRSKLFYQGARYNEKLSGISDPATEYYVGVGFNLSHNNTVWSLGYSQNYAPHTGDYNFRLTPWANSDKRDYQPTLSQLEDFNVSGAKAVRLGLSYNLADFRLPELTLGSSVTYGWHVVTDVSKTRGERQYDGKMTSVDLSARYQVADGPAKGLSLTLLPALLRTTDSNYKTDRNDVKFIVGYTVNIF
- a CDS encoding FKBP-type peptidyl-prolyl cis-trans isomerase N-terminal domain-containing protein, which gives rise to MTYRKGKLNIYNLSTLAIVLALSTLFVVLPAHSEGGDFLDNISKLEIKNPSASEESTSVNQEKDNRSKKVPLKQETARKKINQNNKTEATITALKKQNAELSAAAKAAEKKRDETTRELSAQIAALKAQIAPQDSAQKTSLDALTKKNAELTAAVEAAQKKLDDTTRTLSVQIAALKTQSALRAQNAQSENGQKNTISALTKKNAELSVAADAAQKKLDETTRTLSAQIAALKTQNSQGESQQKVALEALTKKNAELTAAAEAAQKKLDDTTRTLSAQIAALKTQNTQGESQQKVTLEALTKKNAELTAAAEAAQKTRDNTTHLLSAQITAADTAQKKYDASILALNEKNQKLQSTLDSLSIKEKVINFVDKSNKNAYALGVFYLTQALSDVNKMADNDVKLTPSALVSGFNDAYNKKLKIKEDEIERIVNTLNGQMSSRYVDIEKRIMAKIKGKKYEILPNSVYFVVEKKGKAQYKANESLSMNILEKKLDGTPILNTMNSTFVNNKDIDPLIGKVLLSGLKGGIVTLYGQAGSLYSTPPAEINSDTLVSITFELIP